TTATACTCGAATTAAGTTTCAGAAGTATTACAAATTGAGCTTAAATAGAAATTAATTCACCCGAACGGGAACAGACATCAGTTCAATGAGAAAAAAATATGCAATTTTTTCTTTCTCTAAAGCATAGCATTCCTAACTTTGAGCAGATTTGAATGCATACATGAAATACATTAAGCTGCTCACCTTTTCACTCCTTATAAGTATTTTGCCGGTTGTGGCACAAAACTTTAAATCGGGCCTAATGGCCGGAGTGGTTACCAGTCAGGTTTCGGGCGACCAACTGGGTGGATTTCACAAAGCGGGGATTGTTGCCGGACCATTTGTTAGTATTAAAATAGGCGATAGTAGCTCAGTTGAATTTGAATTGTTGTATGCACAAAAAGGCAGTTTGCAAGCACAAGATTTGGAAAAAGGAAAAGCTTATTTTCAATTAAAAGTAAACTATGCCGAATTTCCATTGTTGTATAAATATAAAATCCGGCGATTTACCTATGAATTGGGTGCTTCGTTGGGTTATTTAATTAACTCCAAAGTGAGTGATGTATATGGGGAATTTCCCACAGGAACTATAGAAAGCCGACCTTTTAATAAAACGGAGTGGAGTGCTTGCGCCGGATTAAACTACCGAGTTTTCAACCACTTTTCGGTAAACTGGAGGTTCACTAATTCTGTTCTTCCAATAAGGGCACACGCATCAGGTCAAACCTATAGATGGAACAAAGGTCAATATAACACCGCTATGTATTTTGCACTGCGGTACGATTTTAAGTAAGATGGAAAAACAAAAAATAGTCGTCGCCATTACCGGAGCCAGTGGTTCCATTTATGCTAAAGTATTGCTTCAAAAATTACAGCAGTTAACCAACCAAATAGAAACAGTGGGCTTAGTCATGAGCGACAATGCAAAAGACGTTTGGAAATATGAACTGCA
The sequence above is a segment of the Bacteroidota bacterium genome. Coding sequences within it:
- a CDS encoding PorT family protein, which encodes MKYIKLLTFSLLISILPVVAQNFKSGLMAGVVTSQVSGDQLGGFHKAGIVAGPFVSIKIGDSSSVEFELLYAQKGSLQAQDLEKGKAYFQLKVNYAEFPLLYKYKIRRFTYELGASLGYLINSKVSDVYGEFPTGTIESRPFNKTEWSACAGLNYRVFNHFSVNWRFTNSVLPIRAHASGQTYRWNKGQYNTAMYFALRYDFK